The nucleotide sequence TGGGCACcactaggcgccggcgcaccggccgaaactttcggccggtccAGCCATAGCCGCTCGATGCGAGCCGCGCGGGCGGTTGGATCTGGAGCAAAAAATTAAAATTACCCCAACTTCTTCTTCCTCGGGCCCCCGTGGCGCATCTCCGGCGAGATCCCCTGTGGCTCGCAGCACCGCGCAGCCCAGCAACGCCCCCGCGGTGCATCTCCGGTGCAGATCGCTGCCATGGATTTGGGCTCCAGCTCCGTTACGGCCGGTCGAGGTTGCAGCTCGCCGCGAGCCCGTAGCAGCTCGCCGGCGACCGGTTGCAGCATCCGCCCCTGCCCCCGTGCTGGATCTCGCCGCCAGAATTCACGGAAACCCGTGCTGGGTCGCAGCTCGGccgtgatggatgtagcaaaacattatgccggttgtagcaaaaaacaaTGCTAGTTGTAGCAAAATCGCGACGCCGGCTGTGTGTTGTAGCAAAACGTGacgctagttgtagcaaaatgctATGCCAGTTGTAGCAAAAATCTATGCCGGTTGAAGCATGTAGCAAACTGCAGCATTTTATTatcttcttccacctccagccgtcGCTGGTTGAAGCTTTCTTATTTTCATAGTGTCTAGTTGTAGCTTTCTCTCTCAATGGCTGGAGCTTTTTCCAACAACCGTTGAAGCTTTTTTACCAAAAGTTGTAGCTATTTTCTTTTTAGCAGCACTTGGTCAAGGCTTTTTGTATCGtttcggttgaagcttttttaatcGAAGGATGTAGCATTTCATGTCAACGGTTGTAGCTTTCCGGCGATGGCGCTGACCGCTTGTAGCTTTCTCTACATCCGGTTGAAGCTTTTCATCTAGGGGATGAAGCTTTTTTTTAAACGGTTGCAACATGAGGGGGTGCGACGATTCTGCAGAAGCCTCCGGTGTCGACCATCGCCGTCCGGCTCGTCGGCGGCGAGGCAGAAGCACGAGACGTGTGGGAGTTGCAACCACCGGGGATGGGGATTGGTCAACGGGCTGCATCCAATGGCGAAACGGGCTGTAAAAGCATGGCGGGATGAGATCTACATCCATGGACGCGCGCGGGATTCGACCTTCCATGACCGACGGCGAGATGTGGACGCCGGCGCTGCAGGAGATGAGGATGGGGGCGAGATCCGCGGAGCTGTGAGACAGAAATGAGGCGAGATTCGCGAGATCCGCAGCGCCACGTGGTTGCTCGCGACTGGGTCGCGTGGACtggaccggccgaagcttcggccggtgccCCGGCCCCAAACTCCCTTTTTACTTTAGAGATGGCAAATCTTACTCAACGACATTATAATTTTATCTAATTTCGTATGATAAATGTAGACGTTCGCTCACAAATGCTAAAAATCTGACATCAGATTTTTAACATTTGCTTTTTTATTGATAGGCATGTTTATGCGTATTGAAGGAAAGACTTCCGGAGAAATACAGATTTCCGATCAAAACCCCGTCTCTTCCCGCGCGGAGATGGCAAATCTTACGTGGCAAGGCGCGAGCCAGTCGCCACTTCATCACAATCACCACATCCATATCCCCACAGCGGCTGCCACAGTGCCACGTCGCCTGCAATCCATCCCCGGAGCGGGCCCCACCCATGGCgacggcagccgccgccgccgcggccgtccCCGCCGGCCGCCACCAGCACCCCCACCACCTAGGCCTGCGCCTATGCCCCAACCCGCATCGCCTGCACCGACTGCGCCTCCCTGCCTCCGTTGCCTTTTCTTCCCCATCCGCcccgtccacctcctcctcctcctcgtcgctatcggccccggcgacgccgccgccggagggaggagggcggctggtggcggagcttgtgggcgtGTTCAATGAGCTCACGGGTAGGATGGGAGAGGGCCTGGCGACCACCTCCTCGTCGCGCCTGCTCTTCCGCGCGCTCAAGCTGGCCCTCCCCGCCCtccgcgacggcgacggcggccagGCCCTCACGCGAGCCCTCGCGGTGGCTGCGACCTTAGCCGACCTCCAGGTGCTGAACTAGAGCTTCCTCCCCTGTTCCGTTTGCGTAAATAGGATTGTATCAGGGACGAAGCTAGAAAAAATGTTTGCTGGGGTCAAGTCTATGGCAGTGAGGTCGTCTTCAATAAATAGATAGTGTGTAGTACTAATTTAATGAAGCATTTCCTGATTtcattggggtcaattgaccccaatgcCTACCAAACAGCTTCGTCCCTGGATTGTATCGTTCCCTCAAAAGGATTATATCGTTCCATTTTGGAGACTGGGAGTGGGTTTTCGTGTTCGCATGAAGTACTCGTAGAATTTAATAATTTTTGGCCTGTTACCTGTGGGTTCCTGGATCAAGTTCAAGTTCGCATGAACAAGAATTGCATTAATTAAGTAAACGATGAGTAACTCAATATGCCGAATTCTTTTTCAAGGATACGTCAAAGCTGACGTATCGAGATCATAGATAGAAGATGCCTAGAAAGGCAGATAGTTTTACAACTTAGCCACGGCATGAAAGCCAGTTTTCAGCATTCCTCGTTTCACAGTCACACTTCAGTTACACAAACTATTAACCTCAGGCTTAACTATGATTATTTATTTTCATGTCACTGATCGCTACTGTTTGGTTCATACTTTCCATTGAATTCCTCATTTATACCATAAGTTGAAGGCAATATCATCTGACTGTATTGATGGGCAGAGCCTTTCTTGGACGTGTAAATTGTCAAAAACCACCACAAGTTAACCCATGCTTACGATTAGGCTCTTTGACCAATTTCTAATCGCTCCATTTCCCTGTAAGGTTATGGTGATTCATAAGATATTTGCACTGCTTTGTATGATAACGCAGTTAAGCATCATTGGGCTTATTTATCCACTCTTAAGCTCTCATGTTAACAGGGATTTTGAATTCTTGTTGTATGCATGACGGCAGATGGATGCGGAAGTTATTTCAGCCGGCATATTGAGGAAAGCGCTTGATGCGGGGACTATAAGCATGAGCGATGTAGAAGCTCAAATTGGGACTGGCATAGCTGATTTACTGCACGAGAGCTTAAGGCTTAAGGTTGCTCACTCAAAGGTCGACGTATTGGATGATGAAAGTGCGAGCTCATTGAGAAAGTTTTTCCTTTCGTACTATGACATCCGGGCAGTAATCTTGGAGCTTTCTCTGAAGCTCGATACGATGAGACACCTTCAGTACCTCCCCAAGCATCTTCAGCGAGTAAAATCTCTTGAAGTAATGAAGATATATGCTCCACTTGCTCATGCTGTCGGGGCTGGTAATCTGTCGCTAGAGTTGGAAGATCTTTCATTTAGGTACTTGTTTCCTCATTCCTATGACCATGTCGATCAATGGTTGAGGAACCGAGAAGCCGAGTGCAAGCTCTTGATAAATGCCTACAAGGCGCAGTTGCTTCAGGCACTGAAATCCGATGATGAGCTGAACGAGATTGTGCAGGACATCTCAATTGAAGGGCGGTACAAAAGCCGTTTCAGTACTATGAAGAAGCTAGTAAAAGATGGCCGGAAACCAGAAGAAGTAAATGACATACTTGGTTTACGGATAATCTTGGACCCTCGATGCGATGGTGGCTCATCTGATTGGGGCCCCAGGGCCTGTCACAGGACACACGAAATCATTCGAGCTCTGTTGAAGGAAGTGCCAGGTAGGACAAAGGACTATGTGACACAGCCAAAAAGAAATGGCTATCAGAGCCTGCATGTGGCAATCGATGTAAGTGAACCTGGGAAGACGAGGCCACTAATGGAGATACAAATACGCACCAAGGAGATGCACAGAATTGCTATTGGTGGAGAAGCGTCTCACTCTCTCTACAAGGGTGGTCTTACGGATCCCGGAGAGGTGAGCCATCTACTTaattccaactctctttcttcctTTGAAGTACATTGAATCGTCTGGATTTATCAAGGCACTCGGGTATCTTTCAAAACATAGTAGATAAGTTGTTTTATCAAACATAGGGCCAAAACATGTACAAACATAGGCTTTATAAGTTATGTAAAATGCTGCTTGCTACAAGATACGCCTAAATTTCATCCAGCATATGAGGCTTCTTACTGAAATTGTCACtgggttatactccctccgttccgatttactcgtcatggttttagttcaaatttgaactgaaaccacaacgagtaaatcggaacggagggagtataacccaGTGACAATTTCAGTAAGAATAATAACAGTTAGTTCAGAGCTCACAGCTGAGATGGTAGTGACCTGGTTTGGTTCATGTTCCTAACTGATACACTCGTCTGCTTGATTTGACCATGACATATGGTTTTATCTTGAAATTAGCATTCTTATATACCTTTTTCAGAAACTGAACTGAAAGATTATTTTTGGGGCATGACTAAGAATCAACATTCCTTGAATATTCTCCAGGCTAAAAGACTCAAGGCTATTATGTTGGCCGCGGCAGAACTAGCAGCTCTTCGCCTTCGAGACCTCCCAGCCAGTGATCATCGAGGAGGTGAATGCAAGAACCAGGCTTTCTGCCTTATAGACAAAAATGGTGATGGGAGGATCAGCATCGAGGAGCTCACGGAGGTGATGGAAGATCTTGGTGCCGAGGGCGAGGATGCGATGGCGCTCATGCATCTCCTTGATGCAAACAGTGATGGTTCCCTGAGCTTCGACGAATTTGAGTCGTTCCAGAGACAGGTGGGTGCAAGTTATACATCCGCCACAAGTTATCCTAACACAGTCGTATTCTCAAAGTCGCCCTTCTGGGACACAGCTTCTGATATATTCGAAGTGTTTCTGGCTTATCAGGTTGAATTGATGAGGAGCTTGGAGGACAGGGATGACCACTACACGAAGATACTGAAGGATAAGCTGCAGACAATCGACAGCGCTGGCCTCATTCACTTCTACCGCAAAGAGCTGGGAGACAAACTGCTTGTGAGCTGAAATATATGGGCCTTTCTTTTAAGGAGCTGCATTGTAGTTTTGATGTTGGTGCATACTACATTGAGATGTGGTTAACAGCATTGGATTGTACATACTTGCTGATTGTATGTCGAGCTATAGAGCAGGTCTGAGGAAGTAAAGGTTGTCCTCCACATTGTGCAGAACCTAGATGTGGCACTTTGCAATATATTTCTAACTCTGTACATATGGTATGGCTTTGCTCGTGTTACTTACATCATGTTGTTGTTATGAAAACAACTTTTGACTAGGGGTATCCTTTGTAGCAGGGTTAGTGAAATGTAAGTAACAGTGTGTGACGGCCGTATAACGAaggtcacgggggggggggggggggggaggatccccacctgaatatattactcaagAGGCCAAAAGGCCGAGCAGTGACAGTCACAGATTACAAGAGCACGGCAAGCCGTGTGGTAAGGTAGCCTAGCCAAGCCGTGGCAGCTACCTTGTCAGCATGGTCCCTGAACCGGTGTGAGAAGAGTTCGAAGTCATTTACAATGTTCTGAATGGTAGTGCGAGAAGAGTGATCTTAAGAGCGAAAAACAGTAGCGTTACGAGAGTCCCAAATCCTCCACAGCACAACGAGAAGCACTTCCGGCCACACCCTGCTGTCAAGCTGCTGGGGAAGGGTGACCAGCCAGAGATCTTGGAACCTGGGGGTAGCGGAGAGGCCTAGGTGCACCCAGATCTGCATGGCCCGCGAGCAGGCAATGAACAGATGAGTAGTGTCTTCAGAGGAACCAGCACATCGAGGACAGCTTGCAGAATCAGCCATATGTTTGAACGACAGATTTGCTCGAGTATTTAGGCGTCCTCTGAAGAGAAGCCAAGCAAACAGTTTGAGTTTATGCGGCGCCCTGGATCTCCAGATTAGGTCGGCATGATCATCCTCAGCATCTTCTTGCATCAGGATTTTGTAGGCAGACTTGGAGGAGTAGTTTTGCCCATACAGCAAGAATCGCTCATCCTTCTCAGCCGTCAGTTGGACATCCTGCAATAACAAGCAAAGAGCAGCTAGCTCGCGCGAGCCGGCCGAGGTTATCCTGTTGGACAGGTTCGCATGTATCCCATCTCGCATGATATGAACCACTGGGATGAAAAAATTTGTGAAGTGGGAATAAAGGCACGGGAAAGCAGAGGCAAGAGTGGTCGGCAGTAGCCAAGTATCTATCCAGAAAAAGGTTTTCTGACCATTATTGGTTAGCACAAAGGTGGTGTTTAGCAAATTCTGCAACTGCTGTTGGATTATTTTGGTTAGGAAAGAAGGGTTTTGGCAGGAAGCAAGGTGGGATAGGCTGCATAGGTGTTGTT is from Triticum aestivum cultivar Chinese Spring chromosome 1B, IWGSC CS RefSeq v2.1, whole genome shotgun sequence and encodes:
- the LOC123114044 gene encoding probable GTP diphosphokinase CRSH1, chloroplastic — protein: MATAAAAAAAVPAGRHQHPHHLGLRLCPNPHRLHRLRLPASVAFSSPSAPSTSSSSSSLSAPATPPPEGGGRLVAELVGVFNELTGRMGEGLATTSSSRLLFRALKLALPALRDGDGGQALTRALAVAATLADLQMDAEVISAGILRKALDAGTISMSDVEAQIGTGIADLLHESLRLKVAHSKVDVLDDESASSLRKFFLSYYDIRAVILELSLKLDTMRHLQYLPKHLQRVKSLEVMKIYAPLAHAVGAGNLSLELEDLSFRYLFPHSYDHVDQWLRNREAECKLLINAYKAQLLQALKSDDELNEIVQDISIEGRYKSRFSTMKKLVKDGRKPEEVNDILGLRIILDPRCDGGSSDWGPRACHRTHEIIRALLKEVPGRTKDYVTQPKRNGYQSLHVAIDVSEPGKTRPLMEIQIRTKEMHRIAIGGEASHSLYKGGLTDPGEAKRLKAIMLAAAELAALRLRDLPASDHRGGECKNQAFCLIDKNGDGRISIEELTEVMEDLGAEGEDAMALMHLLDANSDGSLSFDEFESFQRQVELMRSLEDRDDHYTKILKDKLQTIDSAGLIHFYRKELGDKLLVS